One window of Nymphaea colorata isolate Beijing-Zhang1983 chromosome 11, ASM883128v2, whole genome shotgun sequence genomic DNA carries:
- the LOC116263938 gene encoding uncharacterized protein LOC116263938 isoform X2, which yields MDNVGDFPATAAMAASGFYLTVGEVPEIRGSLQKGLFVRAGLPLHPTGFRSSAGFATSSRTAVADIGLLRILLPMSRISPLFGDFGRGMLPWLKAFIFSSPSKAFVFNLSFFHFLLTFMKNLERLLNHQTVISDFSQSKLSQNLVLETKLGFGHKTRIRLQNQVLKYHPDRH from the exons ATGGACAATGTGGGGGATTTTCCGGCGACCGCGGCAATGGCGGCGTCCGGGTTCTACCTCACGGTCGGTGAGGTTCCAGAGATCAG GGGATCGCTCCAGAAGGGTCTTTTCGTTAGAGCCGGCCTCCCCCTTCATCCTACAGGATTCCGATCATCGGCAGGGTTCGCTACCTCATCCAGGACAGCCGTGGCCGACATAGGTCTGTTGCGGATTCTCCTCCCCATGTCAAGAATTTCGCCTTTGTTTGGAGATTTTGGACGCGGCATGCTGCCATGGTTGAAGGCATTCATATTCTCCTCCCCAAGCAAAGCCTTCGTGTTcaacctttctttctttcattttctgttaactttcatgaaaaacctGGAACGTTTGCTGAATCACCAAACGGTGATCAGTGACTTTTCGCAATCCAAACTatcacaaaacttggttttggagACAAAACTTGGCTTTGGACACAAAACCAGGATTCGCCTCCAAAACCAGGTTCTGAAGTATCATCCAGACAGACACTAA
- the LOC126409197 gene encoding cysteine-rich repeat secretory protein 9-like, whose amino-acid sequence MAESPSWSCIGSSNYAPNSTFGHNLQRALSSLVANVSVTDFYKATVGNSPDQAIAAFQCRGDIDAEACQLCVSDAASQVTLRCPSNRSAVIIFPFCIVYFHDANFTTPQAFLHVSFRTPWAIFDPQSFKPMLTLFFYKLIVSATTNPSGRLFWGDKFKYTQNLTIYGIVQCVQSMSPGCCRSCLEIAFGQMLRDAGGSTGGLVYQNIECLLRFRTFPFFVPPPHKIAPSSAISVSTNCFPPASSNKVGSPFHRNLKALLPHLIIYAPVSGFYGETVGVGSSQVYGQALCRGDIPDDVCWECTALASSKIQELCPNSRRAIIWLDHCQLRYNFAGMVDVHDRACQPAADNASNPPNFYQSLRILVANLTSLVTQSSPNRFFATGVSVLEEAKRIYALAQCVKDIPADQCGWCLQNASSDIAGCFNGKQSGRILRGSCNLAFGVRPFFSSDPTVTSLPEPSRGESTS is encoded by the exons ATGGCTGAAAGCCCCTCCTGGTCTTGCATCGGCAGCTCAAACTACGCGCCGAACAGCACCTTCGGCCATAACCTGCAGCGAGCGCTGTCCTCTCTGGTGGCCAACGTTTCCGTCACTGACTTTTACAAGGCCACCGTGGGCAACAGCCCTGACCAAGCCATTGCCGCCTTCCAATGTCGAGGTGACATCGATGCTGAAGCTTGCCAGCTCTGTGTCTCTGACGCTGCCTCACAGGTCACCCTGCGGTGCCCCAGCAACAGATCGGCTGTTATTATCTTCCCATTCTGCATCGTCTACTTCCATGACGCCAACTTCACCACGCCTCAAGCATTTTTGCATGTATCCTTCCGGACCCCTTGGGCCATCTTTGACCCCCAAAGCTTCAAGCCCATGCTCACCCTCTTCTTCTACAAGCTGATTGTTTCCGCCACCACCAACCCCTCGGGCCGCTTGTTCTGGGGCGACAAGTTCAAGTACACTCAAAACTTGACTATCTATGGCATCGTTCAGTGCGTTCAGTCCATGTCCCCAGGGTGCTGCAGATCTTGCTTAGAGATAGCCTTTGGCCAAATGCTCAGGGATGCTGGCGGTTCAACGGGTGGTTTAGTTTACCAAAACATCGAGTGCCTTCTAAGATTCAGAACCTTTCCCTTTTTCGTCCCCCCACCCCACAAGATTGCTCCTAGCAGCGCCATTTCTGTCTCAACTAATTGCTTCCCACCAGCATCCAGCAACAAGGTTGGCAGCCCCTTTCACAGAAACCTCAAGGCTTTGCTCCCTCATCTGATAATCTATGCACCTGTTTCTGGCTTCTATGGCGAGACCGTTGGTGTCGGCTCCAGCCAAGTCTACGGTCAAGCCTTGTGCCGAGGCGACATCCCTGATGACGTTTGCTGGGAGTGCACTGCCCTGGCTTCTTCCAAAATCCAAGAATTATGCCCTAATAGTAGACGGGCAATCATATGGCTCGACCACTGCCAGTTGCGCtat AACTTCGCCGGCATGGTAGACGTCCATGACAGGGCATGCCAACCAGCGGCAGACAATGCATCAAATCCTCCGAACTTCTATCAGAGTTTGAGAATCCTTGTAGCCAACCTGACCTCGCTGGTGACGCAGAGCTCTCCTAATCGCTTCTTCGCTACGGGAGTCTCTGTCCTTGAGGAAGCAAAGAGGATCTACGCTCTGGCGCAGTGCGTCAAAGATATACCTGCGGACCAATGTGGGTGGTGCTTGCAGAATGCCAGCTCCGATATTGCAGGATGCTTTAATGGAAAGCAAAGCGGTCGCATCCTCAGGGGAAGCTGCAACTTGGCTTTTGGAGTGCGGCCTTTCTTCTCCAGCGATCCTACTGTGACATCACTTCCGGAGCCCAGTCGCGGTGAGTCCACTTCGTGA
- the LOC116263938 gene encoding uncharacterized protein LOC116263938 isoform X6 has translation MDNVGDFPATAAMAASGFYLTVGEVPEIRGSLQKGLFVRAGLPLHPTGFRSSAGFATSSRTAVADIGFEVQIEVQVTC, from the exons ATGGACAATGTGGGGGATTTTCCGGCGACCGCGGCAATGGCGGCGTCCGGGTTCTACCTCACGGTCGGTGAGGTTCCAGAGATCAG GGGATCGCTCCAGAAGGGTCTTTTCGTTAGAGCCGGCCTCCCCCTTCATCCTACAGGATTCCGATCATCGGCAGGGTTCGCTACCTCATCCAGGACAGCCGTGGCCGACATAG GTTTTGAGGTGCAAATCGAAGTTCAGGTCACATGTTGA
- the LOC116263938 gene encoding uncharacterized protein LOC116263938 isoform X1, translating into MWGIFRRPRQWRRPGSTSRSVRFQRSEPASSLMLHSDTKEHDIFPFLGSLQKGLFVRAGLPLHPTGFRSSAGFATSSRTAVADIGLLRILLPMSRISPLFGDFGRGMLPWLKAFIFSSPSKAFVFNLSFFHFLLTFMKNLERLLNHQTVISDFSQSKLSQNLVLETKLGFGHKTRIRLQNQVLKYHPDRH; encoded by the exons ATGTGGGGGATTTTCCGGCGACCGCGGCAATGGCGGCGTCCGGGTTCTACCTCACGGTCGGTGAGGTTCCAGAGATCAG AGCCGGCCTCGTCGTTAATGCTACATTCAGATACCAAGGAACACGACATTTTCCCCTTCTT GGGATCGCTCCAGAAGGGTCTTTTCGTTAGAGCCGGCCTCCCCCTTCATCCTACAGGATTCCGATCATCGGCAGGGTTCGCTACCTCATCCAGGACAGCCGTGGCCGACATAGGTCTGTTGCGGATTCTCCTCCCCATGTCAAGAATTTCGCCTTTGTTTGGAGATTTTGGACGCGGCATGCTGCCATGGTTGAAGGCATTCATATTCTCCTCCCCAAGCAAAGCCTTCGTGTTcaacctttctttctttcattttctgttaactttcatgaaaaacctGGAACGTTTGCTGAATCACCAAACGGTGATCAGTGACTTTTCGCAATCCAAACTatcacaaaacttggttttggagACAAAACTTGGCTTTGGACACAAAACCAGGATTCGCCTCCAAAACCAGGTTCTGAAGTATCATCCAGACAGACACTAA
- the LOC116263938 gene encoding uncharacterized protein LOC116263938 isoform X3: protein MWGIFRRPRQWRRPGSTSRSVRFQRSEPASSLMLHSDTKEHDIFPFLGSLQKGLFVRAGLPLHPTGFRSSAGFATSSRTAVADIGLLRILLPMSRISPLFGDFGRGMLPWLKAFIFSSPSKAFVFNLSFFHFLLTFMKNLERLLNHQTVISDFSQSKLSQNLVLKYHPDRH, encoded by the exons ATGTGGGGGATTTTCCGGCGACCGCGGCAATGGCGGCGTCCGGGTTCTACCTCACGGTCGGTGAGGTTCCAGAGATCAG AGCCGGCCTCGTCGTTAATGCTACATTCAGATACCAAGGAACACGACATTTTCCCCTTCTT GGGATCGCTCCAGAAGGGTCTTTTCGTTAGAGCCGGCCTCCCCCTTCATCCTACAGGATTCCGATCATCGGCAGGGTTCGCTACCTCATCCAGGACAGCCGTGGCCGACATAGGTCTGTTGCGGATTCTCCTCCCCATGTCAAGAATTTCGCCTTTGTTTGGAGATTTTGGACGCGGCATGCTGCCATGGTTGAAGGCATTCATATTCTCCTCCCCAAGCAAAGCCTTCGTGTTcaacctttctttctttcattttctgttaactttcatgaaaaacctGGAACGTTTGCTGAATCACCAAACGGTGATCAGTGACTTTTCGCAATCCAAACTatcacaaaacttg GTTCTGAAGTATCATCCAGACAGACACTAA
- the LOC116263938 gene encoding uncharacterized protein LOC116263938 isoform X4, with translation MWGIFRRPRQWRRPGSTSRSVRFQRSEPASSLMLHSDTKEHDIFPFLGSLQKGLFVRAGLPLHPTGFRSSAGFATSSRTAVADIGLLRILLPMSRISPLFGDFGRGMLPWLKVLRCKSKFRSHVEV, from the exons ATGTGGGGGATTTTCCGGCGACCGCGGCAATGGCGGCGTCCGGGTTCTACCTCACGGTCGGTGAGGTTCCAGAGATCAG AGCCGGCCTCGTCGTTAATGCTACATTCAGATACCAAGGAACACGACATTTTCCCCTTCTT GGGATCGCTCCAGAAGGGTCTTTTCGTTAGAGCCGGCCTCCCCCTTCATCCTACAGGATTCCGATCATCGGCAGGGTTCGCTACCTCATCCAGGACAGCCGTGGCCGACATAGGTCTGTTGCGGATTCTCCTCCCCATGTCAAGAATTTCGCCTTTGTTTGGAGATTTTGGACGCGGCATGCTGCCATGGTTGAAG GTTTTGAGGTGCAAATCGAAGTTCAGGTCACATGTTGAGGTATAG
- the LOC116263938 gene encoding uncharacterized protein LOC116263938 isoform X5, with protein MWGIFRRPRQWRRPGSTSRSVRFQRSEPASSLMLHSDTKEHDIFPFLGSLQKGLFVRAGLPLHPTGFRSSAGFATSSRTAVADIGFEVQIEVQVTC; from the exons ATGTGGGGGATTTTCCGGCGACCGCGGCAATGGCGGCGTCCGGGTTCTACCTCACGGTCGGTGAGGTTCCAGAGATCAG AGCCGGCCTCGTCGTTAATGCTACATTCAGATACCAAGGAACACGACATTTTCCCCTTCTT GGGATCGCTCCAGAAGGGTCTTTTCGTTAGAGCCGGCCTCCCCCTTCATCCTACAGGATTCCGATCATCGGCAGGGTTCGCTACCTCATCCAGGACAGCCGTGGCCGACATAG GTTTTGAGGTGCAAATCGAAGTTCAGGTCACATGTTGA